A single genomic interval of Nocardioides palaemonis harbors:
- a CDS encoding DUF4153 domain-containing protein, protein MSGPPSPPAPPSPPAGGRAALDAVSSIKVKLGLLVVASVVVAVLLTLLGAGADVSPWLVLPVSVALALGVTQLLAAGMVAPLRRMTEVARAMARGDYTGRVRTTATDEVGQLAAAFNTMAEDLAAVDRERRDLIATVSHELRTPLTAMTALLENLADEVVPADPEHLGAALAEAERLGRLVDDLLRLSRLEAGVVDLEADDVDLHRLVEACVREVGSAGRPGEFAVELPAGLTVPGDPARLRQLLVNVLENAGRHAPPGTAVTVTAGAGDDGWWLEVVDLGGGVAPVDRERVFERFGTDGAGGTGLGLAVARWVARLHGGTLRFLDPVGGSGARLRLDVPRVPSPAPVAAPSHLDHPTAPEATMTTTAPVPPPPSPASAEHVPAGLDGLFGRFWPEPALPPGLRTVLAAAVAGLVAGIALSFTAPGITWTLVAVVSGAAALVTARRRREPWTLACAGLALLLVLPMTLLDAWWIQMLCLVAAAAVFLCGVTGARTMPGILLSGLSWPLASLRGLPWFGRSLRLAGTGARTPAVVRTAAWSLLGLGVFGTIFASANPVFGSWVDQLVPNLTFNDLVGRAFLACFVFAVTLGAAYLALNPSQVEVLGGRRPQALANRFEWLVPVLAVDLVFVAFVAAEARALVGGEDYVRETTGLTYADFVHQGFGQLTLATALTVLVVWVAARRAGDGTDDRRWLLGSLGLLCTLTLLVVASALRGMAVYQDAYGFTTLRLFVDVFEGWLGFVVLAIMVAGVTRRGRWLPRVALVSGALALLGLAAVNPDAWVAGQNLDRYEATGDLDLNYLQTLSADAAPVVVDRLPEEVSRCVLQLLPLNSLDPEVLGDARAWNLGRSRAHDALRRIDVAPMPTAYDAATGGPADECAGVWAAFAQ, encoded by the coding sequence GTGAGCGGCCCGCCGTCCCCGCCGGCCCCGCCGTCCCCACCGGCCGGCGGGCGCGCAGCGCTGGACGCGGTGTCCAGCATCAAGGTCAAGCTGGGGCTGCTGGTGGTCGCCTCCGTCGTGGTGGCAGTCCTGCTCACCCTGCTGGGCGCGGGCGCCGACGTCTCGCCGTGGCTGGTCCTGCCGGTGAGCGTCGCGCTGGCCCTCGGCGTCACCCAGCTGCTGGCGGCCGGCATGGTCGCGCCGCTGCGCCGGATGACCGAGGTGGCACGCGCCATGGCGCGCGGCGACTACACCGGCCGGGTCCGCACGACGGCCACCGACGAGGTCGGTCAGCTCGCGGCCGCCTTCAACACCATGGCCGAGGACCTGGCAGCCGTCGACCGCGAGCGACGCGACCTGATCGCCACCGTGTCCCACGAGCTGCGCACGCCCCTGACGGCGATGACGGCGCTGCTGGAGAACCTCGCCGACGAGGTCGTCCCGGCCGACCCGGAGCACCTCGGTGCCGCGCTGGCCGAGGCCGAGCGGCTGGGCCGGCTGGTCGACGACCTGCTCCGGCTCTCGCGGCTCGAGGCCGGCGTGGTCGACCTGGAGGCCGACGACGTCGACCTGCATCGGCTCGTCGAGGCCTGCGTGCGCGAGGTCGGATCGGCCGGCAGGCCGGGGGAGTTCGCCGTCGAGCTCCCGGCCGGCCTCACCGTCCCGGGCGACCCGGCCCGGTTGCGCCAGCTCCTCGTCAACGTGCTCGAGAACGCCGGCCGCCACGCGCCGCCCGGCACGGCCGTCACGGTGACCGCCGGAGCCGGCGACGACGGGTGGTGGCTCGAGGTCGTCGACCTCGGCGGAGGAGTCGCACCCGTGGATCGGGAGCGGGTCTTCGAGCGCTTCGGCACCGACGGGGCCGGCGGCACCGGGCTCGGCCTCGCCGTCGCGCGATGGGTCGCCCGGCTCCACGGCGGCACGCTGCGCTTCCTCGACCCGGTCGGTGGCAGCGGCGCCCGGCTGCGCCTCGACGTACCGCGGGTCCCGTCCCCCGCCCCCGTTGCCGCTCCTTCGCATCTCGACCACCCGACCGCCCCGGAGGCCACCATGACCACGACCGCACCCGTCCCGCCGCCTCCGTCACCGGCCTCCGCGGAGCACGTCCCGGCCGGCCTCGACGGCCTGTTCGGCCGCTTCTGGCCGGAGCCGGCCCTGCCGCCGGGCCTGCGTACCGTGCTGGCAGCGGCCGTCGCCGGCCTGGTCGCCGGGATCGCGCTGTCGTTCACCGCTCCCGGCATCACCTGGACCCTCGTGGCGGTGGTCTCCGGTGCCGCCGCGCTGGTCACGGCCCGCCGTCGGCGCGAGCCGTGGACCCTCGCGTGCGCCGGGCTGGCGCTCCTCCTCGTGCTGCCGATGACCCTGCTCGACGCGTGGTGGATCCAGATGCTCTGCCTCGTCGCCGCCGCGGCCGTCTTCCTGTGCGGCGTGACCGGCGCGCGGACCATGCCCGGCATCCTGCTGAGCGGCCTGTCGTGGCCCCTCGCGTCCCTGCGCGGCCTGCCCTGGTTCGGGCGCTCGCTGCGCCTGGCCGGCACCGGCGCCCGTACGCCCGCGGTCGTCCGCACCGCGGCCTGGTCGTTGCTCGGCCTCGGTGTGTTCGGCACGATCTTCGCGAGCGCCAACCCGGTGTTCGGCTCGTGGGTGGACCAGCTCGTGCCCAACCTGACCTTCAACGACCTCGTCGGGCGCGCGTTCCTCGCCTGCTTCGTCTTCGCCGTCACGCTCGGGGCGGCCTACCTCGCGCTCAACCCGTCGCAGGTGGAGGTGCTCGGTGGGCGTCGCCCGCAGGCCTTGGCGAACCGGTTCGAGTGGCTCGTGCCGGTGCTGGCCGTCGACCTCGTCTTCGTCGCCTTCGTCGCGGCCGAGGCGCGCGCCCTCGTCGGGGGCGAGGACTACGTCCGCGAGACGACGGGCCTGACCTACGCCGACTTCGTGCACCAGGGGTTCGGCCAGCTCACCCTGGCGACCGCGCTGACGGTGCTCGTCGTGTGGGTCGCCGCCCGGCGCGCCGGCGACGGCACCGACGACCGGCGCTGGCTGCTGGGCTCGCTCGGCCTCCTCTGCACCCTCACCCTGCTCGTCGTGGCGTCCGCGCTGCGCGGGATGGCGGTCTACCAGGACGCCTACGGCTTCACCACGCTGCGCCTCTTCGTCGACGTCTTCGAGGGCTGGCTCGGCTTCGTGGTCCTCGCGATCATGGTCGCCGGCGTGACCCGGCGCGGTCGCTGGCTGCCGAGGGTCGCGCTGGTCTCCGGCGCGCTCGCCCTGCTCGGCCTGGCGGCGGTCAACCCCGACGCGTGGGTGGCCGGGCAGAACCTCGACCGCTACGAGGCGACCGGCGACCTCGACCTGAACTACCTGCAGACGCTGTCGGCGGACGCCGCCCCCGTGGTCGTCGACCGGTTGCCCGAGGAGGTGTCGCGATGCGTCCTGCAGCTGCTGCCGCTGAACTCGCTCGACCCCGAGGTGCTGGGCGACGCGCGAGCGTGGAACCTCGGCCGCTCGCGCGCCCACGACGCGCTCCGGCGCATCGACGTCGCACCGATGCCGACGGCGTACGACGCCGCGACGGGCGGGCCCGCCGACGAATGCGCTGGCGTCTGGGCCGCCTTCGCGCAGTAG
- the pheS gene encoding phenylalanine--tRNA ligase subunit alpha: MSGPNTDYDPVEVTPLKADQVDEMREAALAAIADAADLDALKQVRLDHAGDRSPIALANREIGALPPQARKEAGQRVGQARGAINQAVAARQAVLEAEHEERMLVEETVDVSLPTTRRRRGSRHPLTLQSELIADLFVAMGYEVAEGPVVEAEWLNFDALNLGPDHPARTMQDTFWTEPAEDHVVLRTQTSPVQARTMLTRKPPIYVVCPGRVFRTDEYDATHSPMFHQVEGLVVDEGITMAHLKGTLDHFASQLFGDGITTRFRPSYFPFTEPSAEVDVLCFVCRNVDPASCRTCRGEGWIEWGGCGVVNPRVLVACGVDPEVYSGFAFGMGIDRSFMFRHGLEDLRPLFEGDVRFSSAFGTEI, translated from the coding sequence ATGTCCGGCCCCAACACCGACTACGACCCTGTCGAAGTGACCCCGCTCAAGGCCGACCAGGTCGACGAGATGCGTGAGGCGGCCCTGGCCGCGATCGCGGACGCCGCCGACCTCGACGCGCTCAAGCAGGTCCGACTGGACCACGCCGGGGACCGTTCCCCGATCGCCCTCGCCAACCGCGAGATCGGCGCCCTGCCGCCCCAGGCGCGCAAGGAGGCCGGCCAGCGGGTCGGCCAGGCCCGCGGCGCGATCAACCAGGCTGTCGCCGCGCGCCAGGCCGTGCTCGAGGCCGAGCACGAGGAGCGGATGCTCGTCGAGGAGACCGTCGACGTCTCCCTGCCGACCACGCGTCGCCGCCGCGGCAGCCGACACCCCCTGACGCTGCAGTCCGAGCTGATCGCCGACCTGTTCGTCGCGATGGGCTACGAGGTCGCCGAGGGACCGGTCGTGGAGGCCGAGTGGCTCAACTTCGACGCCCTCAACCTCGGCCCCGACCACCCGGCACGCACCATGCAGGACACGTTCTGGACCGAGCCGGCCGAGGACCACGTCGTGCTGCGCACCCAGACCTCGCCGGTCCAGGCCCGCACCATGCTGACCCGCAAGCCTCCGATCTACGTCGTCTGCCCGGGCCGCGTCTTCCGCACCGACGAGTACGACGCCACCCACTCGCCGATGTTCCACCAGGTCGAGGGTCTCGTCGTCGACGAGGGCATCACGATGGCCCACCTCAAGGGGACGCTCGACCACTTCGCCTCGCAGCTCTTCGGCGACGGCATCACCACCCGGTTCCGCCCGTCCTACTTCCCGTTCACCGAGCCGTCCGCCGAGGTCGACGTCCTGTGCTTCGTGTGCCGCAACGTCGACCCGGCGTCGTGCCGCACCTGCCGCGGCGAGGGCTGGATCGAGTGGGGCGGCTGCGGCGTGGTCAACCCGCGCGTGCTCGTCGCGTGCGGTGTCGACCCCGAGGTCTACAGCGGCTTCGCGTTCGGCATGGGGATCGACCGCTCGTTCATGTTCCGGCACGGACTGGAGGACCTGCGCCCGCTCTTCGAGGGCGACGTCCGGTTCAGCAGCGCCTTCGGCACCGAGATCTGA
- the pheT gene encoding phenylalanine--tRNA ligase subunit beta, producing the protein MKAPLSWILDHVDVPAGTTTDDLTHRLTLTGLKLEAIESPGREITGPLVVGRVLTMEPEPQKNGKTINWCTVDVGDANGTGEPQGIVCGAHNFAPGDLVVTVLPGGVLPGGFEISARKTYGHLSAGMICSSRELGLGDDHDGIIVLPEGAGEPGQDVRPLLGLDEETIEFEINPDRAYALSIRGIAREVLVSVEGASSFRDPADRDTPAADDAGHPVVVEDAAGCPVFVARTVTGFDPAAPTPDFMVRRITAAGMRPISLAVDVTNYVMLETGRPIHGYDADKVQGALVVRRARQGETLTTLDGTKRTLDPGDLVVCDDSGIIGLGGVMGGETTEMSDTTTTVLVEAAHWDAVSMFRTGRRHKITSEAGKRNERGVDPTICEAAADRVVELLVEHGGGTAAPGVTVVGTPPAMATIEVRGDLAERVSGMPISEEQAVECLRAIGCAVSGSGTLSVTPPPWRPDLTDAQDFSEEVVRLVGYDKVPSVLPTPPSGRGLTRAQQLRRRVGRTLAGDGFVEVVSFPFVGEGDLEALGLPADDPRRDLLRLTNPLSAETPFMTTTLLPGVLRTAGKNVGHGTTDLAIFETGTVTLPRHAGPAAILPVDRRPTEEEFAALDAALPAQPLHLAVVASGDATADGWWGEARPVSWSDAVDAVRAVADALGLEVTTSAASVAPWHPGRCAELSVDGEVVGHAGELHPKVCAAFGLPKRTVAAEVDLDVLVTRAVHLRPAPAFSSYPVAKEDVALVVDASVPAADVEAALREGAGELLESIRLFDVFTGAQVGEGKKSLAYALRFRAPDRTLKEGEAAAARDAAVALAAERTGAVQRA; encoded by the coding sequence ATGAAGGCCCCACTGTCCTGGATCCTTGACCACGTCGACGTCCCTGCCGGGACGACGACCGACGACCTCACCCACCGGCTGACCCTCACCGGCCTCAAGCTCGAGGCGATCGAGAGCCCCGGCAGGGAGATCACCGGCCCGCTCGTGGTCGGACGCGTGCTCACCATGGAGCCCGAGCCGCAGAAGAACGGCAAGACCATCAACTGGTGCACCGTCGACGTCGGTGACGCCAACGGCACCGGGGAGCCCCAGGGCATCGTCTGCGGTGCCCACAACTTCGCCCCCGGCGACCTCGTCGTCACGGTCCTGCCGGGCGGCGTCCTGCCCGGCGGCTTCGAGATCAGCGCCCGCAAGACCTACGGGCACCTGTCCGCCGGCATGATCTGCTCCTCGCGCGAGCTCGGGCTCGGTGACGACCACGACGGCATCATCGTGCTGCCCGAGGGCGCCGGCGAGCCCGGCCAGGACGTCCGTCCGCTGCTCGGGCTGGACGAGGAGACCATCGAGTTCGAGATCAACCCCGACCGGGCGTACGCCCTCTCGATCCGTGGCATCGCCCGCGAGGTGCTGGTGTCCGTCGAGGGCGCGAGCAGCTTCCGCGACCCGGCCGACCGCGACACCCCTGCAGCCGACGACGCCGGTCACCCGGTCGTGGTCGAGGACGCCGCGGGCTGTCCCGTCTTCGTCGCCCGCACGGTCACCGGGTTCGACCCTGCGGCGCCGACGCCGGACTTCATGGTCCGCCGGATCACCGCCGCCGGCATGCGTCCCATCTCGCTCGCGGTCGACGTCACCAACTACGTGATGCTCGAGACCGGCCGCCCGATCCACGGCTACGACGCCGACAAGGTGCAGGGCGCGCTGGTCGTGCGGCGCGCGCGTCAGGGCGAGACGCTCACGACCCTCGACGGCACGAAGCGCACCCTCGACCCGGGTGACCTCGTGGTCTGCGACGACTCCGGGATCATCGGCCTCGGCGGCGTGATGGGCGGCGAGACCACCGAGATGTCCGACACGACCACGACGGTCCTCGTCGAGGCGGCGCACTGGGACGCGGTCTCGATGTTCCGGACCGGGCGCCGGCACAAGATCACCTCGGAGGCCGGGAAGCGCAACGAGCGCGGCGTCGACCCGACCATCTGCGAGGCCGCCGCCGACCGCGTCGTCGAGCTGCTCGTCGAGCACGGCGGCGGCACGGCGGCGCCCGGCGTCACGGTCGTCGGCACGCCGCCGGCGATGGCGACGATCGAGGTCCGCGGCGACCTCGCGGAGCGCGTGTCCGGCATGCCGATCAGCGAGGAGCAGGCGGTCGAGTGCCTGCGTGCGATCGGCTGCGCCGTGTCCGGTTCGGGCACCCTGTCGGTCACGCCGCCCCCGTGGCGCCCCGACCTCACCGACGCGCAGGACTTCTCCGAGGAGGTCGTCCGCCTCGTCGGCTACGACAAGGTGCCGTCGGTGCTGCCGACGCCTCCCTCGGGCCGCGGGCTCACCCGCGCCCAGCAGCTGCGTCGGCGGGTGGGTCGCACGCTCGCCGGGGACGGCTTCGTCGAGGTGGTCAGCTTCCCGTTCGTGGGGGAGGGCGACCTCGAAGCCCTCGGCCTCCCCGCCGACGACCCGCGCCGCGACCTGCTGCGGCTGACCAACCCGCTGAGCGCCGAGACCCCGTTCATGACCACGACGCTCCTGCCCGGCGTGCTGCGCACGGCCGGCAAGAACGTCGGGCACGGCACCACCGACCTCGCGATCTTCGAGACGGGCACGGTGACGCTCCCGCGGCACGCCGGTCCGGCGGCGATCCTGCCCGTCGACCGACGTCCCACCGAGGAGGAGTTCGCCGCGCTCGACGCCGCGCTGCCCGCGCAGCCGCTGCACCTCGCCGTCGTCGCGTCGGGTGACGCGACGGCCGACGGCTGGTGGGGCGAGGCCCGGCCGGTCTCGTGGTCCGACGCCGTCGACGCCGTCCGCGCCGTCGCCGACGCCCTCGGCCTGGAGGTCACCACGAGCGCCGCGTCGGTCGCGCCCTGGCACCCCGGTCGCTGCGCCGAGCTGTCGGTCGACGGCGAGGTCGTCGGTCACGCCGGCGAGCTCCACCCGAAGGTCTGTGCCGCCTTCGGCCTGCCGAAGCGGACCGTGGCGGCCGAGGTCGACCTCGACGTGCTGGTCACGCGAGCCGTCCACCTGCGGCCCGCGCCGGCGTTCTCGTCCTACCCGGTCGCGAAGGAGGACGTGGCGCTGGTCGTCGATGCCTCCGTCCCGGCCGCCGACGTCGAGGCAGCGCTGCGCGAGGGAGCGGGCGAGCTGCTGGAGTCGATCCGGCTCTTCGACGTCTTCACCGGCGCCCAGGTCGGCGAGGGGAAGAAGTCGCTCGCCTACGCCCTGCGCTTCCGCGCCCCGGACCGGACGCTGAAGGAGGGCGAGGCAGCGGCCGCCCGCGACGCCGCCGTCGCCCTCGCCGCCGAGCGCACGGGAGCCGTCCAGCGCGCCTGA
- a CDS encoding maleylpyruvate isomerase family mycothiol-dependent enzyme, whose amino-acid sequence MTRLAPDAYLSAIRSESARFREVLAACDPDARVPACPDWDAADLLWHLATVQRWWAEVVGARPSQPEEVEPERPGSYAELLEAFDRWSADLVTALEAADPGEEAWNWSDDHTVGFILRRQAHEALVHRVDAEQTAGAGSDVDAPLAADGVHECLGVMYGGMPPWGAWEPEEATVRVDVTDTGDAFWLRFGTFSGTDPDSGRSYADEEDFHVVEAPEDADVEPDVVVDGTAAALDLWLWDRADDTGIAVAGDPDVLRRFRAIVGSPIN is encoded by the coding sequence GTGACCCGTCTCGCGCCCGACGCCTACCTGTCCGCCATCCGCTCCGAGTCCGCCCGCTTCCGCGAGGTGCTCGCCGCCTGCGACCCCGACGCCCGCGTGCCCGCCTGTCCCGACTGGGACGCCGCCGACCTGCTCTGGCACCTCGCCACCGTGCAGCGCTGGTGGGCCGAGGTCGTCGGCGCCCGGCCGAGCCAGCCGGAGGAGGTCGAGCCCGAGCGCCCGGGGTCGTACGCCGAGCTGCTCGAGGCCTTCGACCGGTGGTCGGCCGACCTGGTCACCGCCCTCGAGGCGGCCGACCCGGGCGAGGAGGCGTGGAACTGGTCGGACGACCACACCGTCGGCTTCATCCTGCGCCGCCAGGCCCACGAGGCGCTGGTGCACCGGGTGGACGCGGAGCAGACGGCGGGTGCGGGGAGTGACGTCGACGCGCCGCTCGCCGCCGACGGCGTGCACGAGTGCCTCGGCGTCATGTACGGCGGGATGCCGCCGTGGGGTGCCTGGGAGCCGGAGGAGGCGACGGTGCGGGTGGACGTGACCGACACGGGCGACGCCTTCTGGCTGCGCTTCGGCACGTTCTCCGGCACGGACCCGGACAGCGGGAGGTCCTACGCCGACGAGGAGGACTTCCACGTCGTCGAGGCCCCCGAGGACGCGGACGTCGAGCCCGACGTGGTCGTCGACGGCACCGCCGCGGCCCTGGACCTCTGGCTCTGGGACCGCGCGGACGACACGGGCATCGCCGTGGCCGGCGACCCGGACGTGCTGCGACGGTTCCGGGCGATCGTGGGCTCGCCGATCAACTGA
- the argC gene encoding N-acetyl-gamma-glutamyl-phosphate reductase produces MSASVAVAGASGYAGGEVLRLLLGHPGVEIGAVTAGSNAGERLGALQPHLLPLADRVLADTAVETLAGHDVVFLGLPHGQSAAIAQALGDDTVVIDCGADFRLTDPGEWQAFYGGEHAGSWPYGLPELPGQRELLRGARRIAVPGCYPTVSTLAIVPALTAGLVEPDVTVVAASGTSGAGKAAKPHLLGSEVMGNASAYGVGGTHRHTPEIVQNLSGVAGTAVKVGFTPLLVPMSRGILATVQAPLVDGVSAAQARDAYVAAYADEPFVHVLPEGQWPQTQSVLGSNAVQVQVAVDERVRRLVAVAVVDNLAKGTAGAAVQCMNLALGLDEATGLSTIGLAP; encoded by the coding sequence ATGTCCGCATCAGTCGCCGTCGCCGGAGCAAGTGGGTACGCCGGGGGCGAGGTGCTGCGCCTCCTGCTGGGTCACCCCGGGGTCGAGATCGGCGCCGTCACCGCCGGCAGCAACGCCGGCGAGCGGCTCGGCGCGCTACAGCCGCACCTGCTCCCGCTCGCCGACCGGGTGCTCGCCGACACCGCCGTCGAGACCCTCGCCGGGCACGACGTGGTGTTCCTCGGGCTGCCGCACGGCCAGTCGGCCGCGATCGCCCAGGCGCTCGGCGACGACACCGTCGTCATCGACTGCGGTGCCGACTTCCGGCTCACCGACCCGGGGGAGTGGCAGGCCTTCTACGGTGGCGAGCACGCCGGCTCGTGGCCCTACGGCCTGCCCGAGCTGCCCGGCCAGCGCGAGCTGCTCCGCGGCGCGCGGCGGATCGCCGTCCCGGGCTGCTACCCGACCGTCTCCACCCTGGCGATCGTCCCCGCGCTCACCGCTGGTCTCGTCGAGCCGGACGTCACGGTGGTCGCCGCCTCGGGCACCAGCGGCGCGGGCAAGGCCGCCAAGCCCCACCTGCTGGGCAGCGAGGTGATGGGCAACGCCAGCGCCTACGGCGTCGGCGGCACGCACCGGCACACCCCCGAGATCGTGCAGAACCTCAGCGGCGTCGCCGGCACCGCGGTGAAGGTCGGCTTCACGCCGCTCCTCGTGCCGATGTCGCGGGGCATCCTCGCGACGGTGCAGGCGCCGCTGGTCGACGGTGTGTCCGCCGCGCAGGCGCGCGACGCCTACGTGGCGGCGTACGCCGACGAGCCGTTCGTCCACGTCCTGCCGGAGGGCCAGTGGCCCCAGACCCAGTCCGTGCTCGGCTCCAACGCCGTGCAGGTCCAGGTCGCGGTCGACGAGCGCGTACGACGACTGGTGGCGGTGGCCGTGGTCGACAACCTCGCCAAGGGCACCGCCGGCGCCGCCGTCCAGTGCATGAACCTCGCCCTGGGCCTCGACGAGGCCACCGGGCTCTCCACGATCGGACTCGCTCCCTGA
- the argJ gene encoding bifunctional glutamate N-acetyltransferase/amino-acid acetyltransferase ArgJ, whose protein sequence is MTVTHPVGFTAAGVAAGLKSTGAKDLALVVNQGPTHDSATVFTANRCKANPVLWSQEVVKDGTVRAVVLNSGGANCYTGPEGFQTTHAVAEKVASGLGIGAIDVVVCSTGLIGLANDRDDLLAGVEAATAALSADGGASAAEAIMTTDSVSKNTVVEGAGWSVGGMAKGAGMLAPQLATMLVVLTTDAVVPAAELDAALRAATRVSFDRLDSDGCMSTNDTVTVMASGASGITPTPEDFTAALTQACTDLAMQLLKDAEGADHEIAITTLHAASEEEAVEVSRSVARSNLFKAAIFGNDPNWGRVLASIGTTQAQFDPADLDVAMNGVWVCRESTPAEDPATVDLTGREVSVTIDLKSGDARATVWTNDLTHAYVHENSAYSS, encoded by the coding sequence ATGACTGTCACCCACCCAGTCGGCTTCACCGCCGCCGGCGTCGCGGCCGGACTCAAGTCCACCGGTGCCAAGGACCTCGCCCTGGTCGTCAACCAGGGCCCCACCCACGACTCCGCCACCGTCTTCACCGCCAACCGCTGCAAGGCCAACCCGGTCCTCTGGAGCCAGGAGGTCGTCAAGGACGGCACCGTCCGTGCGGTCGTGCTCAACTCCGGCGGCGCCAACTGCTACACCGGGCCCGAGGGCTTCCAGACCACCCACGCCGTCGCCGAGAAGGTCGCCAGCGGCCTCGGCATCGGCGCGATCGACGTCGTGGTGTGCTCGACCGGCCTGATCGGCCTGGCCAACGACCGCGACGACCTCCTCGCCGGCGTCGAGGCCGCCACCGCCGCCCTGTCCGCAGACGGTGGCGCGAGCGCGGCCGAGGCGATCATGACGACCGACTCGGTCAGCAAGAACACCGTGGTCGAGGGGGCCGGCTGGTCCGTCGGCGGCATGGCCAAGGGCGCCGGGATGCTCGCGCCCCAGCTCGCCACCATGCTCGTCGTGCTGACCACCGACGCGGTCGTGCCGGCCGCCGAGCTCGACGCGGCGCTGCGCGCCGCCACGCGGGTCAGCTTCGACCGGCTCGACTCCGACGGCTGCATGTCCACCAACGACACGGTCACCGTGATGGCGAGCGGGGCCAGCGGCATCACGCCCACCCCCGAGGACTTCACCGCCGCCCTCACCCAGGCCTGCACCGACCTCGCCATGCAGCTGCTGAAGGACGCCGAGGGCGCCGACCACGAGATCGCCATCACCACCCTCCACGCGGCCTCCGAGGAGGAGGCCGTCGAGGTCAGCCGCAGCGTGGCCCGCAGCAACCTCTTCAAGGCCGCGATCTTCGGCAACGACCCCAACTGGGGCCGCGTCCTCGCCTCGATCGGCACCACGCAGGCGCAGTTCGACCCCGCCGACCTCGACGTCGCCATGAACGGCGTCTGGGTGTGCCGTGAGTCCACCCCCGCCGAGGACCCCGCCACGGTCGACCTCACCGGCCGCGAGGTCAGCGTGACCATCGACCTCAAGTCCGGCGACGCCCGCGCGACCGTCTGGACCAACGACCTCACCCACGCCTACGTCCACGAGAACAGCGCGTACAGCTCATGA
- the argB gene encoding acetylglutamate kinase has product MNQTQDHSQDRPADGRGAETAVDQTPRRPDPAKARTLAAALPWLKRYHGQTIVVKYGGNAMTDDALKVAFAEDIAFLRFAGFKPVVVHGGGPQISRMLDRLGIASEFRGGLRVTTPEAMDVVRMVLVGQVQRELVGLINQHGALAVGLSGEDAGLFRAEATGTVVDGEEVDLGLVGEVAEVRPEAVLDLIEAGRVPVVSSVAPDAHGLVHNVNADTAAAALAVALGAEKLMVLTDVEGLYRDYGNSDDLIQEISPEALGEMLPGLDAGMIPKMRACYEAVVGGVPRATVVDGREPHAVLLEIFTDEGVGTQVLPGVATRLRKPYGSEDA; this is encoded by the coding sequence ATGAACCAGACCCAGGACCACTCCCAGGACCGGCCCGCGGACGGCCGGGGCGCCGAGACCGCCGTCGACCAGACCCCTCGCCGGCCAGACCCGGCCAAGGCACGCACCCTGGCGGCCGCGCTGCCGTGGCTCAAGCGCTACCACGGCCAGACGATCGTGGTGAAGTACGGCGGCAACGCGATGACCGACGACGCGCTCAAGGTCGCCTTCGCCGAGGACATCGCGTTCCTGCGGTTCGCCGGCTTCAAGCCCGTCGTCGTGCACGGCGGCGGTCCGCAGATCTCGCGGATGCTCGACCGGCTCGGCATCGCGTCGGAGTTCCGCGGCGGCCTGCGCGTGACCACGCCCGAGGCGATGGACGTCGTCCGGATGGTGCTCGTCGGCCAGGTGCAGCGCGAGCTCGTGGGGCTGATCAACCAGCACGGCGCGCTCGCCGTCGGCCTGTCCGGCGAGGACGCCGGGCTGTTCCGGGCCGAGGCCACGGGCACCGTCGTCGACGGCGAGGAGGTCGACCTCGGCCTCGTCGGCGAGGTCGCCGAGGTCCGTCCGGAGGCCGTCCTCGACCTGATCGAGGCCGGCCGGGTCCCCGTGGTGAGCTCGGTCGCCCCCGACGCCCACGGCCTGGTCCACAACGTCAACGCCGACACCGCCGCGGCCGCGCTCGCCGTCGCGCTCGGGGCGGAGAAGCTGATGGTGCTCACCGACGTCGAGGGCCTCTACCGCGACTACGGCAACTCCGACGACCTGATCCAGGAGATCAGCCCCGAGGCGCTCGGCGAGATGCTGCCCGGCCTCGACGCCGGGATGATCCCCAAGATGCGCGCCTGCTACGAGGCGGTCGTCGGGGGAGTGCCCCGCGCGACGGTCGTCGACGGCCGTGAGCCGCACGCCGTGCTGCTCGAGATCTTCACCGACGAGGGCGTCGGCACCCAGGTGCTGCCCGGCGTCGCGACGCGGCTCCGCAAGCCCTACGGATCGGAGGACGCGTGA